One window from the genome of Saccharicrinis carchari encodes:
- a CDS encoding glycoside hydrolase family 16 protein, producing the protein MANFFSGLFGNKFPSTDKYENENKQLRSDLERFKKLEKSDSVLRYFELDTLVHSGEFKQNVTKLKKERFRHTEAFHQYKKFKEYKRSSNVKRYNKYLRKGKNEEAEKLRNTSEIQTYLGLKNYIESPDFSAVKREMNDKQRFKKSQEYLLLEEFKALSKSDDVNWFIKTKKENPFTQIDKWRLTFEDDFDGTRLDESKWITGYYWGKALMNDNYVQANEKQFFKAQNIELRNSCATIISKSEKCTGKIWDKGLGFVPQEFEYTSGIMNTGQSFRQQFGRFEAKIKFSHATPAQHAFWLLSEHLTPQVNIFSSPEKGKNKIEAGNFWMGNGQPSKSTQTLKIPGSSKDFFIYGLEWSKDKMEWKINGVTVHTITQNVPQQPMYISLSTHFTNPPNKQKLPLFMDIDWVRCYQLN; encoded by the coding sequence ATGGCCAATTTTTTTAGTGGGTTGTTTGGGAATAAGTTTCCCAGTACCGATAAATACGAAAACGAAAATAAACAATTAAGAAGTGATCTCGAAAGGTTTAAAAAACTTGAAAAGTCCGATTCCGTATTACGATACTTCGAGCTGGATACGCTGGTACATTCGGGTGAGTTCAAACAAAATGTGACAAAACTTAAAAAGGAACGTTTCAGGCATACCGAAGCATTCCACCAATATAAAAAGTTTAAGGAGTACAAACGTTCCAGCAACGTAAAGCGTTATAACAAATATTTACGTAAAGGTAAAAACGAAGAAGCCGAAAAATTACGAAATACCAGTGAAATACAGACTTACCTGGGGCTTAAAAACTATATAGAATCGCCTGATTTTTCTGCGGTAAAAAGAGAAATGAATGACAAGCAGCGATTTAAAAAATCACAGGAATATTTGCTGCTCGAAGAATTTAAAGCACTCAGTAAAAGTGACGATGTAAATTGGTTTATTAAAACGAAGAAAGAAAACCCCTTTACCCAAATAGACAAATGGCGTTTAACATTTGAAGATGATTTTGACGGCACCAGGCTGGACGAGAGCAAGTGGATAACCGGATATTATTGGGGCAAAGCTTTAATGAACGACAATTATGTGCAAGCCAATGAAAAGCAATTTTTTAAAGCGCAAAATATCGAACTCCGAAACAGCTGTGCTACAATTATATCCAAATCGGAAAAATGTACCGGTAAAATATGGGATAAGGGACTTGGCTTTGTGCCGCAAGAGTTCGAGTACACCTCCGGTATAATGAACACAGGCCAAAGTTTCCGCCAACAATTTGGCAGATTCGAGGCCAAAATTAAATTCAGTCATGCCACACCCGCACAGCACGCTTTTTGGTTGTTATCGGAACATTTAACACCACAGGTAAATATCTTTAGCAGTCCCGAAAAAGGTAAAAATAAAATTGAAGCCGGAAACTTTTGGATGGGTAACGGACAACCTTCAAAAAGTACGCAAACACTTAAGATACCCGGCTCATCGAAAGATTTTTTTATCTATGGACTGGAATGGAGTAAAGATAAAATGGAATGGAAAATTAATGGGGTAACCGTTCATACGATAACCCAAAACGTGCCGCAACAGCCCATGTATATATCGTTGAGCACCCATTTTACCAACCCACCCAATAAGCAGAAGCTCCCCCTGTTTATGGATATAGATTGGGTACGCTGTTATCAGCTGAATTGA